A portion of the Acidobacteriaceae bacterium genome contains these proteins:
- a CDS encoding YXWGXW repeat-containing protein: MKIKGAIRTTLAVAVLGVAALIQAPAAQAQVAVGITAGYAPPPIPAYDQPEIPGDGYIWTPGYYAWGPDGYYWVDGAWVMPPYTDALWTPGWWGWGTGGYYWNAGYWGRTVGYYGGINYGFGYFGVGFYGGYWNGGRFWYNRSYGHFGPGFRGSVYNRPYAGYNGHPGGASFQSHPPSQYSNGGHGGGGNFNHGSSINGRGSEGYSNHGGQPGGNSGYNNHGGGQPSNGGGSYNNGGSNNRSGSTSTPQSYSGGQSSGYHGGGQPSGGSSAHGAQSSGGSSSHGGGQPSGGGASHGGGAPSGGSHGGGGGGSHSNGGHH, encoded by the coding sequence ATGAAGATCAAGGGCGCAATTCGTACTACCCTCGCAGTCGCCGTGCTCGGCGTTGCGGCACTTATTCAGGCTCCTGCGGCACAGGCACAGGTCGCCGTAGGCATTACCGCGGGCTACGCACCGCCTCCGATCCCGGCATACGATCAGCCCGAAATCCCCGGCGACGGCTACATCTGGACGCCCGGCTACTATGCCTGGGGCCCCGACGGCTACTACTGGGTCGACGGCGCCTGGGTTATGCCTCCCTACACCGACGCTCTTTGGACGCCCGGCTGGTGGGGTTGGGGTACCGGAGGCTATTACTGGAATGCCGGCTACTGGGGTCGTACTGTCGGCTACTACGGCGGCATCAACTACGGCTTCGGCTACTTCGGCGTAGGCTTCTACGGCGGCTACTGGAACGGTGGACGCTTCTGGTACAACCGCTCCTACGGCCACTTCGGCCCCGGCTTCCGTGGCTCGGTCTACAACCGTCCGTACGCTGGCTATAACGGCCATCCCGGCGGAGCCTCCTTCCAGTCGCATCCGCCCTCGCAGTACTCCAACGGCGGACACGGCGGTGGTGGAAACTTCAACCATGGTTCGTCCATCAACGGTCGCGGTTCGGAGGGGTACTCTAACCACGGTGGACAGCCTGGCGGAAACTCCGGCTACAACAACCATGGCGGCGGACAGCCCAGCAATGGTGGCGGAAGCTATAACAACGGCGGAAGCAACAACCGTAGCGGAAGCACATCCACCCCCCAGAGCTACAGTGGCGGACAGTCCAGCGGATACCACGGCGGCGGGCAGCCTTCTGGAGGAAGCTCCGCTCATGGAGCCCAGTCTTCCGGTGGCAGCTCGTCCCACGGCGGTGGACAGCCTTCCGGTGGTGGCGCCTCTCACGGTGGTGGCGCACCCAGCGGTGGATCCCACGGCGGCGGTGGCGGCGGAAGCCACAGCAACGGCGGACACCACTAG
- the murC gene encoding UDP-N-acetylmuramate--L-alanine ligase — MNTPDHALFAPSQRIHFIGIGGIGMSGIAEILLTIGYAVSGSDMRESPGTERLRGLGATIYIGHAAGNSAASDVVVTSSAVAKDNPEVMEARSRKIPVIQRAEMLAELMRLKYGIAVAGMHGKTTTTSMIAAVLAGGELDPTVVVGGRVDALGSNAKLGKSQYLVAEADESDRSFLKLPPVLAVVTNLDREHMDTYRDMADVEGAFLEFMDKVPFYGAITACIDNPMLKAVLPRVTRKLYTYGESAEADFRLRILPTGNGVRSTFEVNTRGLVLGPFTLSVPGKHNILNATAAVAVGVQLGIAPEKIAAGLESFRGVDRRFQTKGVERGVTVVDDYGHHPTEVKATLAAARSCGFGRVLVLFQPHRYTRTRDLMDDFAGAFGDADAVQVLDIYAASEQPIEGISGETLAAAIRQAGGGRVTYADSVALAVERLVADARPGDCILTLGAGSVSQAGPVLLDALKS, encoded by the coding sequence TTGAACACTCCTGATCACGCCCTTTTTGCCCCTTCGCAGCGTATCCACTTCATCGGTATCGGTGGAATCGGGATGAGCGGCATTGCCGAGATATTGCTGACGATTGGCTATGCGGTTTCGGGGTCGGATATGCGCGAGTCGCCGGGGACGGAGAGGCTGCGCGGGCTGGGCGCGACGATCTATATCGGTCACGCGGCGGGGAACTCGGCAGCGAGCGATGTGGTCGTGACCAGCTCTGCCGTGGCGAAGGACAATCCCGAGGTGATGGAGGCGCGGTCGCGGAAGATTCCCGTGATTCAGCGCGCGGAGATGCTCGCTGAGTTGATGCGGCTGAAGTACGGCATCGCTGTAGCGGGGATGCACGGCAAAACGACGACGACGAGCATGATTGCGGCCGTTCTCGCGGGTGGCGAGCTTGATCCGACGGTGGTCGTTGGGGGGCGCGTGGATGCGCTGGGGTCGAACGCCAAGCTGGGCAAGTCGCAGTATCTGGTTGCTGAGGCGGACGAGAGCGATCGCTCGTTTCTGAAGCTGCCTCCGGTGCTGGCCGTGGTGACGAACCTCGACCGCGAGCACATGGATACCTACCGCGATATGGCGGATGTCGAGGGCGCGTTTCTTGAGTTCATGGACAAGGTGCCGTTTTACGGAGCGATCACCGCGTGTATCGATAACCCGATGCTGAAGGCGGTATTGCCGCGCGTAACGCGCAAGCTCTACACCTATGGCGAGAGTGCGGAGGCGGACTTCCGGCTGCGAATTCTGCCGACGGGCAACGGTGTGCGTTCGACGTTTGAGGTGAACACGCGTGGACTGGTGCTAGGGCCGTTCACGCTGTCGGTGCCGGGGAAGCACAATATTCTGAACGCGACAGCAGCGGTCGCCGTAGGGGTGCAGCTTGGGATTGCGCCGGAGAAGATTGCTGCCGGGCTGGAGAGCTTCCGAGGCGTGGATCGCAGGTTCCAGACCAAGGGGGTGGAGCGTGGGGTGACGGTGGTGGACGATTACGGCCATCATCCGACGGAAGTGAAGGCGACGCTGGCAGCGGCGCGGAGCTGTGGCTTCGGGCGTGTGCTGGTCTTGTTCCAGCCGCATCGTTATACGCGTACACGAGATTTGATGGACGATTTCGCTGGTGCGTTTGGGGATGCGGACGCGGTGCAGGTACTGGATATTTATGCCGCCAGCGAGCAGCCGATTGAAGGCATTAGCGGCGAAACTCTGGCTGCGGCGATACGGCAGGCTGGCGGAGGGCGCGTGACGTATGCGGACTCCGTCGCTCTGGCGGTGGAGCGTCTGGTAGCGGACGCGCGGCCCGGGGATTGCATCCTGACGCTGGGGGCCGGGAGTGTTTCGCAGGCCGGGCCGGTGTTGTTGGACGCGTTGAAGAGCTAG
- a CDS encoding FtsQ-type POTRA domain-containing protein: MKLKLKRGSRGSAVLDAPEEMYASEMEHPFAEASETPATWEPAPAGAFQRARERAAAGESTGEEAYVPRRGTTPKFSLRTSVPKSMAGRLVFASAAFLVLGAAAVAVAAVRHSLLRDDRFAITTSSDIEISGNEHLTRSQLLSVFGSDLERNIFKVPLTERRADLERLPWIQHATVMRLLPNHLRVSVTERTPVAFVRQGTQIGLVDESGVLLDMPQDAAGDPHYSFPVLTGLNPGDALSTRAARMQVYAKFMQALGGDSAEGKKRTETLSEVDVSNPEDVKALVAMNGSDVLVHFGDEQFLDRYNEFAQHLPEWRAQYPKLSSADMRYERQVVLEMAPGAGTQAAAAAPSTSAATAAAPVAAMVAAKPAAAKPVLRRAKAESKSAVAKKMMAEKLARARAAAHAHPVHPRQVSQ, encoded by the coding sequence ATGAAATTGAAGCTGAAACGCGGATCTCGCGGAAGTGCGGTGCTGGATGCGCCGGAGGAGATGTACGCCTCGGAGATGGAGCATCCATTCGCTGAAGCTTCCGAGACCCCCGCTACGTGGGAACCGGCTCCTGCCGGTGCGTTTCAGCGTGCGCGCGAACGGGCTGCTGCTGGCGAATCAACAGGAGAAGAAGCGTATGTGCCGCGACGTGGCACGACGCCGAAGTTCAGCCTGCGAACCAGTGTGCCGAAGTCCATGGCCGGGCGGCTGGTCTTTGCTTCTGCAGCGTTTCTGGTGCTGGGAGCGGCTGCTGTTGCGGTCGCTGCTGTGCGGCACTCGTTGCTGCGCGATGATCGCTTCGCCATTACGACCTCCTCTGACATTGAAATCAGTGGCAACGAACATCTGACGCGCTCGCAGTTACTGAGCGTCTTTGGTTCGGATCTGGAGCGCAATATCTTCAAGGTGCCGCTGACGGAGCGGCGCGCGGATCTGGAGCGTTTGCCGTGGATTCAGCATGCGACCGTGATGCGGTTGCTACCGAACCATCTGCGAGTGAGTGTGACGGAGCGGACGCCGGTGGCGTTTGTGCGGCAGGGAACGCAGATCGGGCTGGTGGATGAGAGCGGCGTGCTGCTGGATATGCCGCAGGATGCCGCGGGCGATCCGCATTACTCGTTCCCCGTACTGACGGGGCTGAATCCGGGCGACGCGTTGTCGACGCGTGCGGCGCGGATGCAGGTCTATGCCAAGTTTATGCAGGCACTGGGCGGCGATTCGGCCGAGGGCAAGAAGCGCACCGAGACGTTGAGCGAGGTGGATGTTTCGAACCCAGAGGACGTGAAGGCGCTGGTCGCGATGAACGGCTCGGATGTGCTGGTCCACTTTGGCGACGAGCAGTTTCTCGACCGCTACAACGAGTTTGCGCAGCATCTGCCGGAGTGGAGAGCGCAGTATCCGAAGCTGAGCTCGGCGGACATGCGCTATGAGCGGCAGGTGGTGCTGGAGATGGCGCCAGGGGCTGGGACTCAGGCGGCTGCTGCGGCTCCGAGTACGAGTGCTGCAACGGCAGCGGCTCCTGTGGCTGCGATGGTGGCGGCAAAGCCAGCAGCGGCGAAGCCTGTGCTGCGGCGAGCGAAGGCTGAGAGCAAGAGTGCGGTAGCGAAGAAAATGATGGCGGAGAAGCTGGCGCGAGCACGAGCGGCAGCCCATGCGCATCCAGTTCATCCCCGGCAGGTGAGCCAATGA
- the ftsA gene encoding cell division protein FtsA has product MNQRNENLITVLDAGSTKSCVLVAELVDGVLRYRGHGLEPSKGMRRGVISDLGPAAEVIDRAALQAERVSKAPIESTVVGIGGPHIRGVNSQGGISMGSRMKEITREDVRSAIDRARSIGLAPDREVLHLLPQQFILDDQSAIHDPVGMVGNRLEVSLHISTCSGSAAQSVVTCANKAGLEVTDTVFEGIAAAEAVLSADERELGVCIVDIGASSTELVVFFEGSVAHTAVLPIGGDHFTNDLAVGLHVSLDEAEGLKRAYGNCVVTAVPQLNEIEIGGDLATGGQTARIVRQRFLAEILEPRARELLTMLRDNLRQGGVLEAMGAGCVFTGGGANLTGLLDHAESLLRVPARIGYPVPLSRMPAELAKPEFSVAIGMLLYTHRTQVRKASEEQGLRQKLKSIFAGSF; this is encoded by the coding sequence ATGAATCAACGCAACGAAAACCTGATTACTGTTCTTGATGCAGGCAGCACGAAGAGCTGTGTGCTGGTGGCTGAGCTGGTCGATGGCGTCCTACGTTATCGCGGCCATGGGCTTGAGCCGTCGAAGGGCATGCGACGCGGTGTGATCTCCGATCTTGGCCCCGCGGCTGAGGTGATCGACCGGGCGGCGCTGCAGGCGGAGCGCGTGAGCAAGGCGCCGATTGAGTCCACGGTGGTTGGCATCGGTGGGCCGCACATTCGCGGCGTGAACTCGCAGGGTGGCATCAGTATGGGCTCGCGCATGAAGGAGATCACGCGCGAGGACGTGCGTTCAGCAATCGATCGCGCACGTTCGATCGGGCTGGCGCCTGATCGCGAGGTGCTGCATTTGTTGCCGCAGCAGTTCATCCTGGATGACCAGTCGGCGATCCATGATCCGGTGGGCATGGTGGGGAATCGGCTGGAGGTTTCGCTGCATATCTCGACGTGCTCGGGGTCGGCGGCGCAGTCGGTGGTGACGTGCGCGAACAAAGCCGGGCTTGAGGTGACGGACACGGTCTTCGAGGGCATTGCGGCGGCGGAAGCAGTGCTGAGCGCGGACGAGCGCGAACTGGGCGTATGCATTGTGGACATTGGAGCTAGCTCGACGGAGCTGGTTGTGTTCTTCGAAGGCTCGGTGGCGCATACGGCGGTGCTGCCGATCGGTGGCGACCACTTCACGAACGATCTGGCAGTAGGTCTGCATGTGTCGCTGGATGAGGCCGAAGGGCTGAAGCGCGCGTATGGCAACTGCGTGGTGACGGCTGTTCCGCAGTTGAATGAGATTGAGATCGGCGGCGACCTGGCTACGGGCGGGCAGACGGCACGGATCGTCCGGCAGCGCTTTCTGGCGGAGATTCTGGAGCCGCGTGCGCGTGAGCTGTTGACGATGCTGCGCGATAACCTGCGCCAGGGTGGCGTGCTGGAGGCGATGGGCGCGGGCTGCGTGTTCACAGGCGGCGGAGCGAACCTGACCGGGCTGCTGGACCATGCGGAAAGCCTGCTGCGCGTACCTGCCCGGATCGGGTATCCGGTGCCGCTGAGCCGTATGCCTGCGGAGCTGGCCAAGCCGGAGTTTTCGGTGGCAATTGGCATGTTGCTCTACACGCACCGGACACAGGTTCGGAAGGCGAGCGAAGAGCAGGGGCTGCGGCAGAAGCTGAAGTCGATCTTTGCGGGAAGCTTTTAG